A region from the Salvelinus sp. IW2-2015 linkage group LG21, ASM291031v2, whole genome shotgun sequence genome encodes:
- the LOC139022711 gene encoding uncharacterized protein, whose protein sequence is MFYDAVKGRHAASRDDKPPTGTTTHPQSSLNLHTKHFNITSELAHPATTHCTNPPLIYKLERGTATSSTQSNKPQHNLTSPNPTLTHYPKQPQHNPLARANQRPHTTHKYIIPRDPHYYHGPPPTPTPTPPPNRTHHPKHPDPPRLNKSHKHHSHTRNVVTGTPQRHTQAPTSRHTHTHATPARSHKSQSAKHHTSGSRSTDHQPATTDHTPLEATTSPEHTQEQRPIGTLLPARARNTPP, encoded by the coding sequence ATGTTTTATGATGCTGTCAAGGGCAGACACGCGGCTTCTCGCGACGACAAACCACCAACAGGCACCACAACCCACCCCCAATCATCCCTCAATCTCCACACTAAGCACTTCAACATCACTTCTGAACTGGCACACCCGGCAACCACACACTGCACAAACCCCCCTCTAATATATAAGCTGGAGAGAGGAACGGCCACCTCTTCTACACAAAGCAATAAGCCACAGCACAACCTCACATCACCCAACCCAACACTCACACACTACCCCAAACAACCCCAACACAACCCACTCGCCCGGGCAAATCAACGACCCCACACGACACACAAGTACATCATTCCACGAGACCCACACTACTACCACGGCCCACCACCAACCCCaacacccaccccacccccaaaCCGCACCCACCACCCCAAGCACCCCGACCCACCTCGACTCAACAAATCGCACAAGCACCACTCGCACACACGCAACGTCGTAACAGGCACaccgcagagacacacacaagctcCGAcatcacgccacacacacacccacgcaacTCCGGCTCGCTCTCATAAAAGCCAATCCGCAAAGCACCACACATCGGGATCACGCAGCACAGACCACCAGCCGGCCACGACAGATCACACGCCCCTAGAAGCAACTACATCTCCCGAGCACACACAAGAACAGAGGCCAATCGGCACACTCCTTCCCGCACGCGCTCGCAACACACCACCTTAG